The following DNA comes from Desulfovibrio intestinalis.
CGCTGATTTTTATGCTTTTCGGACTCTGGGGAACAGCGATTTTCTTCGCTGCCATGCAAATTTCCATCAAACTCAGCGGCGGGGCAACAGCTGTAGTACTTTTGTACACCGCACCAGTTTGGGTGGCCTTTTTCTCCCGAATGCTCTTTCATGAACATATTACCAAACGTAAGACTTTGGCTATTGGTATAGCTCTTGGAGGCACTACACTGGTTTGTTTTACGGGGGGCAGCATCCCAGGTGAAACATCCACGATGGGTATAATCTGTGGTCTGCTTGCGGGCTTTTGCTATGCAACTCACTACCCTTTTTACCGCTGGTGGCAGACGCGCTACTCAACAGCCGCCATTTACGGCTATATGCTTATTGGTGGTTGTGTTGCTTTGGGACTTTTTGAACCTATTCACCTCAACCATGAGCCTGATGTTTGGTTTTGGCTTGTAGTTATTGGATTTTTGACCTGTTATGTGGCCTATTTTTGTTATGGCATGGGGTTGAAGCGAATCAGCCTTGTGCGTGCCGCTGTAACTTGCCATCTGGAACCCGTGCTTGGCACCCTGTGGGTTTGGCTGTTTTGGAACGAAAATTTCACCCCTCTTGGCTGGGTAGGAAGTGCACTTGTTCTCGGGGCCGTTTTGCTACTGACAACAGACAAAAGCAAAGAATAACTGCGACCCTTTTCATCCTTTGGCCAACATTTTATCCAAAAATCTCGGTGCCTATCTACCTTCACATTAAAGAAGGCCATCGCTTAACTGTTCCTCCTTTCGAAAAAGTAAAAGGCTGACATCTTCAG
Coding sequences within:
- a CDS encoding EamA family transporter — its product is MIQESTERSGYLWILLAAFFWSLLGVASKFCIAGGVQPLETAFWRAGIGCICFMVHAALTGSLRVKLRDALIFMLFGLWGTAIFFAAMQISIKLSGGATAVVLLYTAPVWVAFFSRMLFHEHITKRKTLAIGIALGGTTLVCFTGGSIPGETSTMGIICGLLAGFCYATHYPFYRWWQTRYSTAAIYGYMLIGGCVALGLFEPIHLNHEPDVWFWLVVIGFLTCYVAYFCYGMGLKRISLVRAAVTCHLEPVLGTLWVWLFWNENFTPLGWVGSALVLGAVLLLTTDKSKE